The Anastrepha ludens isolate Willacy chromosome 2, idAnaLude1.1, whole genome shotgun sequence DNA window tataaattaaaatactttgaaaaattaggGGTGTCTTATGATTAGGAAACGCACCTTATTATGAaacataacacatgggctgaagaattccgggcctaacaaagaaaacacgttttttgttttgttcaaaattatctTTATTCGTCAGCGCAGTTTCAATCAAGAACAACAAAATCATTCcaacgccgctctaacatttccataacacttttgtagaacgCCTTATATTTTGCCTCAGTTTCAgggataacctcttcattcgaacgaaatttcttaccggcaagCATTTCTTTATAGTAGTCGCTGGCCACtgttttcattgatttgtgacTTCTTGTTTTTGGCCAACACTGAACCAAGGTGACACCCACTTTGAAcggagctttctcatagtcaattgctcatgcaatataaagccaacaagctcttttgatatctttacgatctCAGCTCATTCAAGCaatttcacttttcgatcattcaaaacgattttatgaatttttttgatgttttctggtgttaccgcctcatttggacttccactgcgttgtgcatcatcgaccacgtttgaagtcaacaaaccattgttttagtgttttttctGAAGGAGCGGAGTCCCGATAATACTTTTCAaaccattgcttcgcttgaacggtcaTCAAAAagcagtgcaaaattaaaacacgaaattctaaatttgaaaataacaaaagtatacTCACTCTTCACACAATATGTAACTCACGGagtaatgaatagaatatcttgcaattttaacagctgcctttttaaggttagtactaactggaAAAGAGGTGAgtacaataaaactagtgccatctatgtgttaggctcgggacttttcagcccatgcgttagaacactttacaaaaaaatcgtatctgtatcaaatatGGTGTGAATGACCGTTTGTATGCTGTAAcagtaaaatatttgcttaattgATTATCTGCgttttataatatatgtatgtatgtatatgtatagccTCTCttatattctgtcaaaaaaatatcgagaattgttcatttaaaaagcgtgcgttacaattagcttgtttttggcatttaactatatcagtcaaccgcagctGTGtcctgcgattttcactatagataaaaatatcgaacaaagaatttatcttaaattttgagttttgaataGATTTCGCACGctgaatcgttgaaaatgttgcagaaagcctatgacgAGAgagctttatcaaaaacacagaTCTAGGAGTGGTATAAGAcgtttgcagagggccgagaagttgtGGAAATTTGCCCCGATGGTGCTAGAAaacccatcatttaagtttgagggaggcagctcgtgaccttagcgtatcacgcgaatcaattcgcaacattttacaccattaaTTACGCATGAgatgcgtggctgctcgactcgttccaagagagctaaatttctttcaaaaatttcatcggaagaaggtggctgaaaatATGCTTGAGctagtgaattcggacccaacgtttatccagcgcatcataacaggagatgagacgtgggtatatgagtttgacatggaaACCAGTCAAACGACGGCTGAAtgacgctatccacatgagccgaaacccaaaaaaccacgtcaaagtcggtcaaaagtgaaagtcatgctactcgttttctttgattatcatggtgttgtgcactcggaattcattccaaatggttctagggtaaaaagaaaatattatttggaagttatgcgacgtttgagagagaatgtgtgtaggaaacggcccaGTTTGtgcaaagaaaactcatggatcttgcaccatgataacgcaccgcctCACAAGAGTCATATCGTGAACactattttgaccaaaaactcgacaaatgtaatcgaacaaccaccgggtttagccccctgtgactttttccttttcccaaaacttaaattgccataCCGCGCACGAggattcgctgaaggagctgaagaagatatcttcaaacgcgtttaaaaggtacCTACTTTGATGGCTCGACTAATCATTGGCGTGCGTTCATTGCTTCGAATGAAgcatattttgaaggcgacaaaataaattttgatgattaagcaattattttgcgttttattgaacaattcccgatacttttttgacagaatgtattacgtcaacaataaaaTGTAACCGCTagctatacaaatatttatataaatgcgTATCTGTTTGTTTCTGCGAGTAAATTACTTCCTAGCGAGTTTCGGAGCATATCACTtgtgcaaataaaaaagtattgtttTAACCTCCAATACAGCTGGCATTCGGCCTGTTCGAAATGAGTTGAAGTAAATATTTCGATTCAAGTTAATGATTATTTTACTAGCTGGTTGTCATTTTAGTTGAATGATACACTCGTATTTCAGTGCTAGTGATTAACTGTGAGTCAGTAGTTTATCAGTTAGAATTCGTGTAgttcttaaaaaagaaaagtataaaaatataaaaaatatatatattgtaaaaaacaacaaattacaaATGTGTACCTATCGCAGAACACCTACACTTTTGCTCTCACTTAGCTGTTTCGCACTAATTGTCAATTCGCAACAGTTACAGCAATCGGATGCCGCAGATAAGCGCGTTTGTGAGGAGCGGTGTAATTTGGTATTTCGCTGCGACCCCTACTATAGTGGACCACCTGTGTGGACAATTATGGATGGCATTTGCAAACTTTTCAAAACCGATTGCCTCTTTGCCAACGCCAATTGTCAACGTCAGAATGAATGCAAGCCAAGTGAGAGAATTTGTCGTATTTTATTCTACTTTTTCTACTTTTCCCCTCACTTAATTACTCAAGGATTGGTTCTAACAACTCAGCAAATGTGTCAAACAAAGTGCAGGGGCGAGTGCGAGAATGTACCCAATAAACCGGTATGCGCTGGTTTTCCCTATGTGACAATGCATGGCGATCGAGATGACGGTATGATAACCTttaaaaatcaatgcgaattgGACAAGTGGTCTTGTTGGAACTCTAAAGGTAtgatttgaaattatttcttttgagtttttgtataaattttattgaaaaacgaaGTTTCTCTTAATATACAGCCTATATCTATGTCAACAATGGTACGTGCTTTTAAAATGGTTTGAGCGATCCGCATGAAATGGGGGGAAAAATGGTGGAtagataatacatttttttaacatctgcgtaaagaattttttatgtgaaaagttTGTGTGGCTTTAATTAGAATTGttagtttaataaaaacttGGTATGTGCAATAAAATACCTCGAAGCCTCATGGCCACAAAACCACCGTCACGAGTTCTTGTTATGGTAAATTACATAGAAAGATGTATAGTGAAAGagaaagtgaaaatattattttttagttaatactTGGGTGGAATGCTTTTCGAATAATGGCCCGAATTTATAGTTCAATTTGGCGTGGGCGTCTTAATATTATCCCCCAAATGGGCGTACCTTATGGTACCTACGAAAAGCAGACAGCAGAAAAACACTCAAATATCTGTCATTGTCCGCTGAGGGTCAAACGCCATTAGAAGGGGCtagtacgtgactaccattcgaaagtgcgcaggttcgaaacCCCGGGCACGAAACGCTAattgttagaaaaaatgttcGAATGGTGGTCGCTCCTctgtaggcaatggcaaacctccgagtggattTCCTCGAACAacagatcctcataaaaacgtTCTGCCGTTCGGCGTCGGTTTAAACTTGTAGGCAccgccatttgtggaaaatcATTAAGACggtcaccacaaataggaagtgcagctcggccaagcactcaACAAAaggtgtaaacgccaattacTTAATAGAAATCAGACGTCAATTGTCAAAATTAGTGCTGGTTGGCATTTGAAGCCGCGGTGCATAGAATACAAAGGGAGCGCCCAGCTTGGACCAATATTCCACTCTCAGTGAATGGGTGACACAATTCATTCATgtgttgtttgtg harbors:
- the LOC128859185 gene encoding salivary glue protein Sgs-5-like, whose translation is MCTYRRTPTLLLSLSCFALIVNSQQLQQSDAADKRVCEERCNLVFRCDPYYSGPPVWTIMDGICKLFKTDCLFANANCQRQNECKPRLVLTTQQMCQTKCRGECENVPNKPVCAGFPYVTMHGDRDDGMITFKNQCELDKWSCWNSKAYIYVNNGTCF